In a genomic window of Magnolia sinica isolate HGM2019 chromosome 14, MsV1, whole genome shotgun sequence:
- the LOC131225026 gene encoding alpha carbonic anhydrase 7-like — translation MENPSTHIIIFCVFLFLLIFHSAPTTSQEVEDEREFDYVKGSGKGPENWGDIHEEWAMCKNGDMQSPIDLLHERVQVVSHLRRLKRHYKPSNATLKNRGHDIMLKWVNGAGSIHVNGTEYVLRQCHWHSPSEHTINGKSYDLEVHMVHESSNGQVAVVGIMYKIGRPDSFLLELMEHIRSIADIHEMERDVGVVNPRHLKMGSRKYYRYLGSLTTPPCKQDVIWTMVKKVRTVSREQVKLLRMAVNDAIGFDIFPYSFHTTTNKLPVFHSIFAIKVSGVLFTSVYKYELLSISTFVHA, via the exons ATGGAAAACCCAAGCACACATATCATcatattttgtgttttcctttttctacTTATCTTTCATTCAGCCCCAACAACATCACAAGAAGTTG AGGATGAGAGGGAGTTTGATTATGTGAAAGGGAGTGGTAAGGGGCCTGAAAATTGGGGAGATATACATGAGGAATGGGCAATGTGTAAGAATGGAGATATGCAGTCTCCAATCGATTTGTTGCATGAAAGAGTGCAAGTAGTGTCCCATTTAAGGAGATTAAAAAGGCATTACAAGCCATCCAATGCGACACTCAAGAATAGAGGACATGATATAATG TTGAAATGGGTTAATGGGGCAGGATCAATTCATGTTAATGGAACTGAATATGTACTACGACAGTGCCACTGGCACTCTCCTTCAGAGCACACCATAAATGGCAAGAG CTATGATCTAGAGGTGCACATGGTTCATGAGAGCTCCAACGGACAAGTAGCCGTGGTTGGAATCATGTACAAAATTGGACGACCGGACTCATTTCTCTTAGAG CTGATGGAACATATAAGATCTATTGCTGATATTCATGAAATGGAGAGAGATGTAGGAGTGGTTAACCCAAGGCATTTAAAGATGGGAAGTAGGAAATATTATAGGTACCTGGGATCTCTCACTACCCCTCCTTGCAAACAAGATGTAATCTGGACAATGGTTAAAAAG GTGAGGACTGTTTCAAGAGAGCAAGTGAAATTACTAAGGATGGCTGTTAACGAT GCCATCGGATTCGATATCTTTCCTTATAGCTTTCATACAACTACTAACAAATTACCAGTTTTCCATTCCATTTTTGCCATTAAAGTAAGCGGCGTTCTGTTCACTTCTGTCTATAAGTACGAACTTCTGTCTATAAGTACCTTCGTGCATGCCTGA
- the LOC131225027 gene encoding uncharacterized protein LOC131225027: MLDSRSPSVVKWARPSSGFVKLNVDGSSLSNTRKLGGGGICRRDNGEFIFAFVVGYGIGSNTRAKLRAVYNSLRMCFELGHNRIEVESDCRIVVGLLHGSTDFSWRWENWFLRIGKLRASGSCSFHHVLREGNASADGMARLGSDNQLSFSTRHLADLPSKIKGLIFLDKVGLGAIRSAPL; this comes from the exons ATGTTGGACAG TCGCTCCCCTTCGGTCGTGAAATGGGCTAGGCCTAGTAGTGGTTTTGTCAAGCTTAATGTGGACGGCTCATCTTTGAGTAACACCAGAAAGTTGGGTGGGGGAGGCATTTGCAGGCGCGACAATGGGGAGTTCATATTCGCCTTCGTCGTAGGCTACGGCATCGGGTCAAACACTAGAGCTAAACTAAGGGCAGTGTATAACAGCCTTCGGATGTGTTTTGAGCTCGGTCACAACCGAATTGAGGTCGAATCGGATTGTAGGATTGTGGTGGGTCTTCTCCATGGTTCCACAGACTTCAGCTGGCGTTGGGAAAATTGGTTTCTGCGGATTGGCAAGTTGAGGGCGTCAGGGTCTTGCTCTTTCCATCATGTTCTCAGAGAAGGGAATGCCTCGGCCGACGGGATGGCTCGTTTGGGTTCTGACAACCAACTCTCCTTCTCGACTCGTCACCTTGCTGACCTTCCTTCCAAAATTAAAGGCCTCATCTTCTTGGACAAGGTGGGTCTCGGGGCCATCCGCTCAGCCCCTCTCTAA